A genomic segment from Stegostoma tigrinum isolate sSteTig4 chromosome 1, sSteTig4.hap1, whole genome shotgun sequence encodes:
- the pou4f2 gene encoding POU domain, class 4, transcription factor 2, producing the protein MMMMMPLNGKQAFGMSPPPSSNLSEHKYSSLHGSPASNLSSNPSSSSSSGGGGSSNSSSETMCRVCLPTAPSNIFGGLDESLVGRAEALAAVEIGVPSSKNQPFKPDASYHTMNSIPCSSSSSSISSHPPPLPSHHHPHHHHPHHHHHHPQQPHPHHHNAQNLDGELLEHMSPGLGLPTITGPDGSVVSPPPSAPPPPPPPPPPPPHMAAINHMHQAMSLAAAAAAHGHGHSLGASHGVLAPGCLGEVDADPRDLEAFAERFKQRRIKLGVTQADVGSALANLKIPGVGSLSQSTICRFESLTLSHNNMIALKPILQAWLEEAEKSHREKLSKPELFNGADKKRKRTSIAAPEKRSLEAYFAIQPRPSSEKIAAIAEKLDLKKNVVRVWFCNQRQKQKRMKYSAAH; encoded by the exons atgatgatgatgatgccgCTGAACGGGAAGCAGGCATTCGGCATGTCGCCGCCGCCGTCCTCCAACCTGTCAGAGCACAAGTATTCCAGCCTGCACGGATCACCTGCCTCCAACTTGTCCTCCAACCcgtccagcagcagcagcagcggcgGCGGCGGTAGCAGCAACAGCAGCTCCGAGACAATGTGCCGAGTGTGCTTGCCAACAGCCCCG AGCAATATATTCGGCGGGCTGGATGAAAGTTTGGTGGGCCGAGCTGAGGCGCTGGCGGCGGTGGAGATTGGAGTTCCGAGCAGCAAGAATCAGCCGTTCAAGCCGGACGCCAGCTACCACACCATGAACAGCATCCCGTGCAGCTCCAGCTCGTCGTCCATCAGCAGTcaccctcctccccttccctcgcaCCACCACCCGCACCACCACCatcctcaccaccatcaccatcaccctcaGCAGCCGCACCCCCACCATCACAACGCCCAGAACCTGGACGGCGAATTACTGGAGCACATGTCGCCGGGACTGGGGTTGCCCACCATCACCGGGCCGGACGGCAGCGTGGTGTCGCCGCCTCCCTCcgctccccctcctcctccccctcctcctccaccaccccctcacaTGGCCGCCATCAACCACATGCACCAGGCCATGAGCCTGGCAGCGGCCGCCGCTGCTCACGGTCACGGCCACAGCCTGGGCGCCTCGCACGGAGTCTTGGCGCCGGGCTGCCTGGGCGAGGTGGACGCCGACCCTCGCGACCTGGAGGCGTTCGCCGAGCGCTTCAAGCAGCGGCGCATTAAGCTTGGTGTCACCCAGGCGGACGTGGGCTCGGCCCTGGCCAACCTGAAGATCCCCGGCGTGGGTTCGCTCAGTCAGAGCACCATCTGCCGCTTCGAGTCGCTGACCCTGTCGCACAACAACATGATCGCGCTGAAACCCATTCTGCAGGCCTGGCTGGAGGAGGCCGAGAAGTCCCACcgggagaagctcagcaagcccGAGCTCTTCAACGGCGCTGATAAGAAGAGGAAGCGCACGTCCATCGCTGCCCCGGAGAAGCGCTCACTGGAGGCTTACTTCGCCATCCAACCTCGGCCGTCCTCCGAGAAGATCGCCGCCATCGCCGAGAAGCTGGACCTCAAGAAGAACGTGGTCAGGGTCTGGTTCTGCAACCAGCGGCAGAAACAGAAGCGGATGAAATACTCCGCAGCCCACTAG